From the genome of Terriglobia bacterium:
ACCGCGTCGATATCCGCAACGAAGGCTCGCTCACCGGCGACGTTGTCGCCCAGCGCATCTCCATCGAGGACGGCGCCTTCTTCAAGGGCGGCATTGACATTCGCAAGCCCGGCCAGAAGGCGAATGGCGAGGCCAAAGACGCTTCCATGCCGGCCGATAGCAGCACCGGCACATCGGCCTCTGCCGCTCGTGCCTAGTTCTTGGTTGTGTGTGGCACGGGTCTGGACCCGTGCCATTCAGTCATCGCAGGGTTGATTGACTCAGATCGTCGGCCGTGAGTAATGGGCCTTCGTTCAGCGGCCATCGACTATCGACGGGTCCCCATGTTTGAGAAGATTCTCCAACTGCTCTCCATCCACTGCCGCCACAAGAACACGTCGCAGCCCTTTACCGCCGCCGCGTCCAGCGCCTCCTCCGCCGCCGAATGGGAAACGGTTGGCGCTGGACCCAGTCATTACATCGTTTGTCTGGATTGCGGCAAGAAGATTCCTTACGACTGGGCCAACATGCGCCGTATCGGCTGACCAGTCACGGCTCCACGCCCGTGCTGAGATCGGCCGCCGCCGGCTCGACCGCGGCCACCGCTGGCTGCGGCTTCTTCCTTCTCAAGTCCCGCGGCAGCCCGGAACGCAGCACCCAAAGCGCAGCCGCCACTGCCGCGGCCCACGTCAGTGTCCCCAGTGCCAGCGATTCCACGTCCGCGCTACGGCTGCCCGCCACTCGCACTAGTTCCGCGACCCGCACGCCCGCAAAACCCGCCACGGCCGCCGTTGCCGCCGCCTTCCCCAACTCCCGCCAGTTCAATCCCGGCAGAGGCACCAGCCCGCGCCGGTGCAGCAACACCGCCAGCACGATGGTGTTGGCGGCGATGCCGATGTCGGAGGCAATCGCCAGCCCGACCACGTCGAGCGCGTGGAAAAGCGCGTAGTACACCGGCAGCGACGCCGCGGTGATCACCGTCGCCGCCACCATCGGCGTAAGGGTGTTGCCGGCGGCATAGAACGCACGCGCGTACAGCGCCTGCGCCGACCAGAACGCCAACGACAGCGCGAACCAGAAGAACAGCGCCGCCGTCTCGCGCGCATCGGTAAAGCTGAACCGCCCGCGCCGGTACACCAGATCGATGACCGGCAGCGCCGTCGCCATCATCCACGCCGTCGCCAGCAACGACGCCGCTGCCAGCCGGTACACCGCCCCGTTCACGTTGTCGGCAAAATCCCCCAGCCGCTTCTCGCCCCACAGCCGTGCGAAGAACGGCAGCGACGCCTGCCCCGTGGCCTGCCCCAGCACCGCAATCGGCACGGCGAACAATCGCTTCGCATAATTCAGCCGAGTAATGTCGCCGATCCCGCCGGACGCGAAATAGCGCAGGATCCAGTCGTCCGCCGTCGCCAGCGAAACACCCAACATCAGGGGGATGGACAGCCACACCCATTCGCGAAATGCGGCATCGCGCACGTCGAACGACGGCCGGTAGCGAATCCCGGTCCGCGCCGCCCCGATGGCATTGATGAGGAACGGCCCCACGATGGCGCCCGCCACGGCGCCCACCGCCAGCGACGCGATCCCGAACTGCCGCGCGCCCAGCACGCCCCCGCCGATGATGCCCGCGTTGTACAGGATCGGCGCCAGAGCCGGGATCAGGAACATGCGCCGCGACAGCAGCACCGCCGACACCACTCCGCCGACATAGAAAAATAACTGCGCCGGCAGCAGGATGCGCGTCAGGTGCACGCATAACTGCAGTTGCGCCGCGGAAAAATCGGGGAAGATCAGCCGCTCGATCTGCGGGGTGAGCACCTCGGTGAGCGCGATCCCGATCACCAGCACCGTGCTCATCACGGTGATAATCACCGAGAACGTGTGCTCCGCTTCGCGCTCGCGCTTTTCCGCCAGGTAGCGCGTGAAAATCGCGATGAAGGTAATGGACGCCGTGCCGCCCGCGACCAGGTAGTTCAGCCAGTCCGGAAGGGTGAACGCCGCAACGTAGGCGTCCGTCTGCGCGCCCGCGCCAAAGGCATACGCGATGTAGGCCTCGCGCACGTAGCCGATCACGCGCGACAGCATCACGGCCGCCATCAGCAGCAGGGTGGCGCTGAAGACGCTGTGCTGGTGCGAGGGCCGGAGCAGCCGCAGGGCACGCTTCAGGCGTGGTTCGGTGGGCATCGCTAGCGCGATTGTACCTTGCGAGTTCCCGGTTCCGGGTTGCGTGTTGTGAGTCCGAGGCGGCGATTCGACGTGACCAGCATGAATTGATTGCCTCACCGGAGGTTGGACCGCTCACGCGATTCCGCAATTCGTCATTTGTTCAATTCGACCATGGCCGATGTTAAGCTGTTGCCAGAGGATGGCCAGGTCATGTACTTCGAGCAGTTCTACCTCGGTTGTCTCGCCCACGCTTCTTACGCGCTGGGCTCGCATGGCGTTGCCGCCGTCGTCGATCCCCAGCGCGACATTGAGATCTACCTCAAAGCCGCCAACGAGCACGGCCTCAAGATCGCGCACATCTTCGAAACTCATCTCCACGCCGACTTCGTCTCCGGCCACAAAGAACTGGCGCAACGCACCGGAGCGAAGATTTACATCGGCGAGCGCGCCGGCGCCAGGTTTCCGCACGTCGGGCTGCGCGACGGCTTCTCGCTGCAGTATGGCGATGTGGAAATCCGCGCCCTGGAAACTCCGGGCCACACGCCGGAAAGCACCTGCCTGGTGGTCTACGATCGCGAGAAAAGCGCCGTCACACCCTGGGCGGTGCTCACCGGCGACACGCTGTTCATCGGCGACGTCGGCCGACCCGACCTGGCCGAGGGCCATACACCCCAACAACTCGCCGGCTCGCTCTACGACAGCCTGCACCAGAAGCTGCTCAACCTGCCCGACGAAGTGCTCGTCTATCCGGCACACGGCGCGGGCTCGCTGTGCGGCCGCAACATGCGCGCCGAGCGATTTTCCACCATCGGCACCGAGCGCCTCACCAACTCCGCGCTGCTCATCAACTCGCGTGACGACTTCATCCGCGAGCTGACTTCGAAGCTCCCGCCGCGGCCGCAGTACTTCGCCGAGGATGCGGCCATCAACCGCGAGGGCGCCGACGCCTTGCAGGACCTTCCATCGATCTCCGCGCTCGAGCCGGACGCGGTGCGCGAGGCGCAGGCGCACGGATTCGTCGTGCTCGACACGCGTCCCGGCGATGAGTTCGCCCGCGGCCACATTCCCGGATCGGTGAACATCGGCCTCGGCGGTCAGTTCGCTTCCTGGGCGGGAACCGTGCTGGGCCTGGGGGCCAGGATCATTCTCGTCGCCGAGTCAGGAGAGAAGGCGGCGGAAGCGCGCATGCGCCTGGCGCGCGTCGGCATCGAGCACGTCATCGGCTATGTGAACAGCGGCGTGCGAGGCTGGGAAGAAGCGGGCAATTCGCTGGCAAGAATTCCGCAGATTCCGGCGGCGCATTTGCGCGAGCGCCTGGAACAGCTCACCGTGCTCGACGTGCGCCGCGAAAGCGAGTGGCAGGCCGGCCACATCGAGGGCGCGCACTGGCACGCGCTCGACGATTTCCCGCAAGCTCTGCCCGGCCTCGACCGCGACGCGCCTATCGCCGTGCACTGCAAGAGCGGCTACCGCAGCATCATCGCCGCCAGCTTGCTGCGCCGCGCCGGGTTTCACAACATCACCGACGTCCTCGGCGGCTTCGACGCCTGGCTAGCGGAATCTTCCTCGGCAGTCGCGCTCAAATGAATTGGACTGGCGCCGCGACCGACGGCCTGCCCGCGCTACTGCAGCCGAAACCGTTCTCTCATCAGGCGTTGCAGCCGGGGTTTGTAGATCAAATCGTAGGCGAGTTCCTTATCCGGGAACATGGCGAGGGCAGCGCGCTTGGCGTCGGCCACCATCTCGGACGCTTCCTCCACTGTCAGGTTGATATCCTGGCTGATGACGGACATCACCATGTTCATCATCACCTGCAACCGCCGGATCTTGCGCAGTTCTTCCACTTCGGCCTGGTTCCGCTCCGGTGTCTGCGTTTCCCGTGATTCCATCGACCCCTTATTGGATGAAGATCGCCCCAAGTTTGTTGCGCTCTGTGGATTGTCGAACATCCGCTCCGGTTGCGGTAGTTCGCGGCCTACCCTGGATCAGGTTGCGGATACCCTATTCCCGGAGCGGCACATCACCCTTTGTCGCCGCTGCGACTTCCGCACCGTAAACCGGAAATGGTGCTACGATTTTTCGGCGGTCTGTTGCGCATAATACCCCCAGTCGCGGCAGGCGCAAGCAGAATTCCGGCACGCGAACCGGCGGTTGCGGCGCATTCCAGTACAGGGAGGATCTATGGCCACTAAGCCTATGCCGAACGCAGAGCTCGTGGAAGTGTTCGGATCCAAGGAAGAGTCGGAAGTCATGGTGGTAAGCGGCCTGCTCGAGACCGCCGGCATCGACTGCATGGTCACCGCTCTCGACGCCCCGCAGGACGTGCTGCCCGGCGTCGGCGGAGTGGTGGTCAAGGTTGCGGCCGACCAGGCCGACGAAGCCCGCCGTATCATCGAGGAGTATCGCGCCAGCGCTGAAAACGACGCATCCGACAACGAACTTACTGCGGAGGGCGAGACGGAAGAGCCGGCGTGACCCGCTCCCCGTCCAGATAGAAACCCACAGAACCCAGTGTGTCCGTGCGATACGTGAGCACGCGCCGCTCCGCCAGACGCTGCAGCACCTCCGGCCGCGGATGGTGGAACGAATTGCGGTAACCCACCGAAATCACCGCGAATTGCGGCCGCACTTTGTCCAGAAACTCCGGCGAACTCGAGGTCATACTGCCGTTGTGACCCACCTTGAGTAAATCGGCCTGTGGCTGCTCGCTTTCCGCCAGCACACGTTCGATCTTTCTTTCCGCATCGGCCGGCAGCAGCGCCGCCGAATTTCGGTAGCGGATTCTCATCACCAGCGAATCGTTGTTGCGCGGGCGCGCCGCGACCTGCCAATCGCGGGGCGGCGAGAGCACCTCGAACCGCGCTCCGCCAAGGCTGAATGAATCGCCCGCTGCCCGCCGCACCACGGCCACGTTGTTCGTCAAGGCATGCCGCAGCAGCGCCGTGTATGCCGCCGTCGGCGCATTCGGCCCCACCCACAACTCGCGCGGCCGGAAGTTGCCGATCACCGCCTGCATTCCGCCGATATGATCCGAGTGCGCGTGCGTCAGCATGACCGCGTCCAGCCGCGTGATGCCGCGCGACCACAGGTAGGGCGCGATCACGTCCTCGCCGAAATCGAATTCCGAGTGCGACGGTCCCAGTCCCCCGGCGGCGTCGATCAGCAGCGTCTTTCCCTCGGGCGTGACGACCAGCGTCGAATCTGCCTGGCCCACGTCAATCGCCGTGATCTCCACCACGCCCGGCCTGAGCTGCGGCTGGCGCGGAACCAAGGTCAGCAGCAGCGCCGAAATCACCAGCGCCGCCAGTCCCATACACGCGAGCGCGCGCCGTTTGCGCAACGACCAGACGCAAAAGACCAACCCTGCAACGGCGAGTACCGCAACCATCAGCGACGGCGGCGGCACGCGCCAATCCGCAGCGCGCAAACCTCCGAGCAACCGGATCGCGCCCGTGATTCCGTCCAGAGACCACGCCGTCACTATCACCGCGGGTTTGGCAAGAACAGGAGACACATACGAAAGCGCCAGCGCCGAAGCCGCCGCCGGCATCAGCACGCCTGTAAGCGGCACCGCTACCGCATTTGCCGGCAGACCCACGACAGTCGCACGGTGGAAATAGAAGGTCATCGGCAATGTAAGCGCGAACTGCGCCACTATGGCGATGAGCAAAATCTCGTAGGTTGCAATCGCCGCCATCGGAATACCCACCACGGTCGCGTTCGCAATCCATCGCCCCATCAACCTGCTAAGCCGTTCCCGCAGCAGGCGCAGGTCGAGCCGGAACTGCGCAATACGTGGCGCCATGACCACGTCGCGGCCGGTCTCGTCCAGCCCGCGCAGCGCTCCACGATACGGTTCCGACGTGCGGCGCAGCAGCGGCACCCCAATGCCCGCGATGGCCAGCACCGCGCCGAAGGTCAGTTGAAAACTGGCGTCGAACAGCGAGCGCGGGTCGATCGCCAGCAACACCAGCGCGGCGGTCCCAACGGCGTTCAGCGCGTCGCGGTCGCGATACAGCAGCCGCGCGCCCAGGTAAATCGCTAGCATGAACGTTGCGCGCAGGATCGGCGCGCCCAGGTCCGCGACGTACGCATAGCCCACCGACATCGCCACCGTCATCGCCGACGACACCACGTCGCTCACCCGCAGCCGTCGCAGCACCCAGAAAATCACAAACGCCAGAATGCTAACGTTCATTCCCGACACCACCAGGATGTGGTACACGCCGGTGCGCTGGAACGCCATGCGCGTGTCGCGGTGGATGGATGCCGTGTCGCCGATCAGCATGGCGTCAGTCAGCGCGGCGCGCGGTGCGTCCCACAGCGTGTGCACGTGCGACAGAATGCTGCGCCGCGCCCGGCTCGCCCACATTCCCCATCGCGTGCCGCTGAAACCGGAAAGCAGCTCCACGCGATCGCCTCGGACCGCCGCCAGCGCCGTGATGCCGCGGCCCGCGAGATATCCGCGATAATCCCACGCCCCCGAATTGCCGAAATTCCGCGGCTCCCGCAGCTTCGCCGCAAACCGCAACCGCTCTCCGTACACAAATTGGTGATGTGCCGCGCTCTCCGCC
Proteins encoded in this window:
- the murJ gene encoding murein biosynthesis integral membrane protein MurJ; protein product: MPTEPRLKRALRLLRPSHQHSVFSATLLLMAAVMLSRVIGYVREAYIAYAFGAGAQTDAYVAAFTLPDWLNYLVAGGTASITFIAIFTRYLAEKREREAEHTFSVIITVMSTVLVIGIALTEVLTPQIERLIFPDFSAAQLQLCVHLTRILLPAQLFFYVGGVVSAVLLSRRMFLIPALAPILYNAGIIGGGVLGARQFGIASLAVGAVAGAIVGPFLINAIGAARTGIRYRPSFDVRDAAFREWVWLSIPLMLGVSLATADDWILRYFASGGIGDITRLNYAKRLFAVPIAVLGQATGQASLPFFARLWGEKRLGDFADNVNGAVYRLAAASLLATAWMMATALPVIDLVYRRGRFSFTDARETAALFFWFALSLAFWSAQALYARAFYAAGNTLTPMVAATVITAASLPVYYALFHALDVVGLAIASDIGIAANTIVLAVLLHRRGLVPLPGLNWRELGKAAATAAVAGFAGVRVAELVRVAGSRSADVESLALGTLTWAAAVAAALWVLRSGLPRDLRRKKPQPAVAAVEPAAADLSTGVEP
- a CDS encoding MBL fold metallo-hydrolase; this translates as MYFEQFYLGCLAHASYALGSHGVAAVVDPQRDIEIYLKAANEHGLKIAHIFETHLHADFVSGHKELAQRTGAKIYIGERAGARFPHVGLRDGFSLQYGDVEIRALETPGHTPESTCLVVYDREKSAVTPWAVLTGDTLFIGDVGRPDLAEGHTPQQLAGSLYDSLHQKLLNLPDEVLVYPAHGAGSLCGRNMRAERFSTIGTERLTNSALLINSRDDFIRELTSKLPPRPQYFAEDAAINREGADALQDLPSISALEPDAVREAQAHGFVVLDTRPGDEFARGHIPGSVNIGLGGQFASWAGTVLGLGARIILVAESGEKAAEARMRLARVGIEHVIGYVNSGVRGWEEAGNSLARIPQIPAAHLRERLEQLTVLDVRRESEWQAGHIEGAHWHALDDFPQALPGLDRDAPIAVHCKSGYRSIIAASLLRRAGFHNITDVLGGFDAWLAESSSAVALK
- a CDS encoding DUF2007 domain-containing protein; the protein is MATKPMPNAELVEVFGSKEESEVMVVSGLLETAGIDCMVTALDAPQDVLPGVGGVVVKVAADQADEARRIIEEYRASAENDASDNELTAEGETEEPA
- a CDS encoding ComEC/Rec2 family competence protein, which produces MTKPHERLPALLAALAFAGGILLASRVWRPPAWWAVAGVVFAAAALAFLRRRARVAVAAALCAIAALGCLAAAARNAEFYASLRAQRVAPFLDGTEVAITAHVVKDGVARVLGGDRRQIVEIETEEVARVDNANAGEGARATHAGIRLTLYSRDDAEEEGEAESAAHHQFVYGERLRFAAKLREPRNFGNSGAWDYRGYLAGRGITALAAVRGDRVELLSGFSGTRWGMWASRARRSILSHVHTLWDAPRAALTDAMLIGDTASIHRDTRMAFQRTGVYHILVVSGMNVSILAFVIFWVLRRLRVSDVVSSAMTVAMSVGYAYVADLGAPILRATFMLAIYLGARLLYRDRDALNAVGTAALVLLAIDPRSLFDASFQLTFGAVLAIAGIGVPLLRRTSEPYRGALRGLDETGRDVVMAPRIAQFRLDLRLLRERLSRLMGRWIANATVVGIPMAAIATYEILLIAIVAQFALTLPMTFYFHRATVVGLPANAVAVPLTGVLMPAAASALALSYVSPVLAKPAVIVTAWSLDGITGAIRLLGGLRAADWRVPPPSLMVAVLAVAGLVFCVWSLRKRRALACMGLAALVISALLLTLVPRQPQLRPGVVEITAIDVGQADSTLVVTPEGKTLLIDAAGGLGPSHSEFDFGEDVIAPYLWSRGITRLDAVMLTHAHSDHIGGMQAVIGNFRPRELWVGPNAPTAAYTALLRHALTNNVAVVRRAAGDSFSLGGARFEVLSPPRDWQVAARPRNNDSLVMRIRYRNSAALLPADAERKIERVLAESEQPQADLLKVGHNGSMTSSSPEFLDKVRPQFAVISVGYRNSFHHPRPEVLQRLAERRVLTYRTDTLGSVGFYLDGERVTPALPSRPPQ